The following are encoded in a window of Gemmatimonadaceae bacterium genomic DNA:
- a CDS encoding VOC family protein, which translates to MEAAVQVSVYLSFNGDCEAAFQLYERCLGAHIGQVFRYSGMPLADRVPADWSEKVMHGSITIGEHILMGADVVPGQYEPPKGMSLSLHPDGVEETERMFAGLAEGGRVLAPLEKTFWAERFGMVVDRFGIPWMVNCAAAVPSS; encoded by the coding sequence ATGGAGGCCGCCGTGCAAGTAAGCGTGTATCTCAGCTTCAACGGAGATTGTGAGGCGGCATTCCAGTTGTATGAACGATGCCTTGGCGCTCACATCGGACAAGTTTTTCGGTATTCGGGCATGCCGCTGGCCGACCGGGTTCCCGCCGACTGGTCGGAGAAGGTCATGCACGGCAGCATCACGATCGGCGAGCACATTCTGATGGGCGCCGACGTCGTCCCCGGTCAATACGAGCCGCCAAAAGGGATGTCGCTGTCGCTCCACCCGGACGGCGTCGAGGAGACCGAGCGCATGTTCGCCGGCCTCGCCGAGGGGGGCCGCGTGCTGGCCCCGCTCGAGAAGACGTTCTGGGCCGAACGGTTCGGCATGGTCGTCGACCGCTTCGGCATCCCGTGGATGGTGAACTGCGCGGCCGCGGTTCCATCGTCGTGA
- a CDS encoding PQQ-binding-like beta-propeller repeat protein: MRSVLIAIVAVAFGGISCSEAAPAGASHDSTQPPNGQPPSGSSSHDWTRFGWDAARSNASTDPTGIDSTNVKTLKRQEVLLDGTIDASPIYLHGVQVNGAAHDVFVVTSTYGKTYAIDANDGSILWKFTPDGYNGVAGSNLVTTATPVADPDRQSVYAASPDGNIRKLALADGRVVWTTSITKRPDREKIASALNFDRGHVIATTGGYIGDAPPYQGHVALIDAATGNLVSVWNALCSDRTGLIDPSSCPESDAAIWGRAGAVVDPATGDIFVATGNAKWDGQTYWGDAVIELDPTATHIVGNYTPSNTDQLNAGDVDVGSTSPVLLGNGVVAQGGKDGTIRVLGADAVRQSGSHRGGEAQTVPTPSSSALFTAPAVWHAPSGTTWMFAGDGGGTAAWTVSGGQLHQAWKNSNRGTSPVLAGGLLYVFDANGGLRVYQPESGVLVTTLECGGGHWNSPIIVDGMIAIPDGNSNSHATGGTLNIFRLP, translated from the coding sequence ATGCGTAGTGTACTGATCGCGATCGTCGCCGTGGCATTCGGCGGAATCTCGTGCTCGGAGGCCGCCCCCGCGGGGGCGAGCCACGATTCGACGCAGCCGCCGAACGGACAGCCGCCGAGCGGGAGCAGCTCGCACGACTGGACGCGTTTCGGCTGGGACGCGGCGCGCTCCAACGCGTCGACCGACCCTACCGGCATCGACTCGACGAACGTCAAGACGCTGAAGCGCCAGGAGGTGCTGCTCGACGGCACCATCGACGCGTCGCCGATCTACCTGCACGGCGTTCAAGTGAACGGCGCGGCGCACGACGTGTTCGTCGTCACGTCGACGTACGGAAAGACGTACGCGATCGACGCCAACGACGGCTCGATCCTGTGGAAGTTCACGCCCGACGGCTACAACGGGGTCGCGGGCTCGAACCTGGTTACCACTGCGACGCCCGTCGCCGACCCGGATCGGCAGTCGGTGTACGCCGCGTCGCCGGACGGCAACATTCGCAAGCTCGCGCTGGCCGACGGTCGCGTCGTGTGGACGACGTCGATCACCAAGCGCCCGGATCGGGAGAAGATCGCGTCGGCGCTCAACTTCGATCGCGGCCACGTGATCGCGACGACCGGCGGCTACATCGGGGACGCCCCGCCCTATCAGGGGCACGTCGCGCTCATCGACGCGGCCACCGGCAATCTGGTCAGCGTCTGGAACGCGCTGTGTAGCGATCGCACCGGTCTCATCGATCCGAGCTCGTGCCCGGAGAGCGACGCGGCGATCTGGGGGCGCGCGGGCGCCGTCGTCGATCCGGCGACGGGCGACATTTTCGTCGCGACGGGCAACGCCAAGTGGGACGGCCAAACGTACTGGGGCGACGCGGTGATCGAGCTCGATCCGACCGCCACGCACATCGTCGGGAATTACACGCCGTCCAACACCGACCAGCTCAACGCGGGCGACGTGGATGTCGGGTCGACGTCGCCGGTGCTGCTCGGCAACGGCGTCGTCGCGCAGGGCGGAAAGGACGGCACCATTCGCGTGCTCGGCGCCGATGCCGTTCGGCAATCGGGTTCACACCGCGGAGGCGAGGCGCAGACGGTTCCGACGCCGTCGAGCAGCGCGTTGTTCACCGCTCCGGCGGTATGGCACGCGCCGAGTGGCACGACGTGGATGTTCGCCGGCGACGGTGGAGGCACCGCGGCGTGGACGGTGAGCGGCGGCCAACTCCACCAGGCGTGGAAGAATTCGAACCGCGGCACGAGTCCCGTCCTCGCCGGAGGCCTTCTATATGTATTCGACGCGAACGGCGGACTGCGCGTGTACCAGCCCGAGAGCGGCGTGCTCGTGACGACGCTCGAGTGCGGCGGGGGGCACTGGAACAGCCCGATCATCGTAGACGGCATGATCGCGATTCCAGACGGCAACTCGAACAGTCACGCGACCGGCGGAACACTCAACATCTTCCGGCTTCCCTAG
- a CDS encoding RNA polymerase sigma-70 factor, whose product MGAFEQLFRAMHAPLCEVVDAYVHSQDLAEDIVQDLFLAIWITKEELPWKESPRGYLFTAARNRAFHHLRHAALVRRTAAESASDARVTGTGVPAPLPDRELETAESGRRIRQAIDAMPPRARLATVLRWEHEMSHKDIAVAMGISAKGVEKLLRTAKSRLREELGEQVDREIAID is encoded by the coding sequence ATGGGCGCGTTCGAACAGCTATTTCGCGCCATGCACGCGCCGCTCTGCGAAGTCGTCGACGCGTACGTTCACTCGCAAGATCTCGCCGAGGACATCGTCCAAGACCTCTTTCTGGCGATCTGGATCACGAAAGAGGAATTGCCGTGGAAGGAATCGCCCCGCGGCTATCTGTTTACCGCGGCGCGCAATCGAGCGTTCCATCATCTTCGCCACGCGGCGTTGGTTCGGCGCACTGCGGCCGAGTCGGCTTCCGACGCCCGTGTGACCGGAACCGGAGTGCCGGCGCCTCTCCCGGACCGTGAGCTCGAAACGGCCGAGTCCGGCCGACGGATTCGCCAAGCGATCGACGCGATGCCACCTCGCGCGCGGCTCGCGACTGTGCTGCGATGGGAGCACGAGATGTCGCACAAGGACATCGCCGTGGCCATGGGGATCTCGGCGAAAGGCGTCGAGAAGCTGCTTCGAACGGCCAAGTCGAGGCTTCGCGAAGAGTTGGGTGAACAGGTAGATCGCGAAATAGCGATCGACTGA